The window GCGCGACCTCGCCACTCTCCGCCTGCAATTCTTTATCCACGTCAGCGATGATACCGCGCACCCACCACTCCATCACCATCAAACCCACAGTGGCCGAACCATTCCCCAAGCCCGCGAATATCTCCCCGACAACAAAGCAACCAAACCGGTCTCACCTCAATCCGCGATCCATATCCATCACTCGTCAACAAAACTCACACGCGATCTCCTTGACACAAGTAGCCCAACAACGACTATCCTCATCCTCGACGTACTGTATCGCTTTTGCCGGGTCTCACACCGAACCCTGAGCAATGGTCAGACCAACCTCTCCGCGGGAGCCGTTACTGCATGCCGATCGACACAGCAAGTCTGCCTGACTCGGGCTTCACTACCGCCGCCCCGGAAAGATCCAACATCCGCTGGTTCGTCTGCGCCCTTCTCTTCGCCGCCACCACCATCAATTACATGGACCGCTCGGTCCTCTCTCTCATCGAACCCCTCCTTCACAACCTTCCCTTCATGGGCTGGGACTTCACCAAAGACGCCGCCCACCAGGTCGTCTTCAATAACAACTACGGCAACATCATCATCTGCTTTCAAGTCGCCTACGGCGTCGGCCTCCTCACCGCCGGCCGCTTCATCGACAAGCTCGGCACCAAAATCGGCTACGCCCTCGCCATCACCGTCTGGGCCATCTCCTCGATAAGCCACTCGCTTGTGAAATCGGTCATCGGCTTCTGCATCGCCCGCGCCATGCTCGGTATCGGCGAGTCCGGCAACTTCCCCGCCGCCATCAAGGCCACCACCGAATGGTTCCCCACAGAAGAGCGTGCCCTCGCCACCGGTCTCTTCAACTCCGGCTCCAACGCCTCCGCCTTCGTTGCTCCTGCTCTCGTCGCCTTCGTCACCTACCGCTATGGATGGAAGGCCGCCTTCGTCACCACAGGATCCATGGGTCTCATCTGGCTCGTCGTTTGGCTCCTCTTCCCCTACAACAAGCTCCGCCGCGCCAACACCCAGACCCAGATCAATCTTCAGGAAGTCGTCTCCCCCTCCGCCAACCAAGGCTTCTTCGCTCTCTTCGGCGAACTGGCCCGGCAACGCGGTCTCTACGCCTTCTCTCTCGCCAAAGGGCTCACCGATCCCATCTGGTGGTTCTATCTCTTCTATCTCCCCAAGTTCCTCAACGAAAACTACGGCCTCGACCTCGCCCATGCCTATTGGGAGATCGTCGCCGTCTATGCCGTCTCGAGCGTAGGTTCCATCGCCGGAGGCGCCCTCTCTGGCTTTCTCATGCATCGCGGCTTCAGCGTCAACAGCGGCCGCAAGATCGCCTTACTCCTCTGCGCGCTCTGCGTTCTTCCCATCATCCTCGTGCCATACATGGGTAAAATCTCGCCACACAGCGCATGGCCTGCGGTTGCTCTCTTCGCGCTCGCTGCCGCCGCTCATCAGGGTTGGTCGGCCAACCTCTTCTCCACTCCAACCGACATGTTCCCCTCCACTGCCGTCTCAACCGTCGTCGGCATCGGTGGCGCAGTCGGTGCTGTCGGCGGAGCAACCTTTACCTGGATCGTGAAGCACTACTTCGCCCTCCATCCCATGCTCATCTTCACCCTCGCCGGCCTCGCTTACGTTACTTCGCTCGTGATCTTCCAGCTCCTCGTACCTCGCCTGGGAGTGCGCCGTACCGCATAGGCTTGGCGACGGCGTGACGCACCTCTCTCCCTCAACCGACTTCAAACAACCGTACAAACCACCCGTGTTACCCTTCTTCAACTCAAGCGCAAGGAGCTTTGTTCAGCGTGAAAAAAGAGGTCAAAGAGCAGTTTGACGAGGTAACCGGCCACAGTCAGCTCACCATGCAGGTCGTCGAGCATGTCCGCTCCCTCATCAGCAAAGGCGAGGTCCACCCCGGCGACCGGCTCCCGCCCGAACGCGAGCTCGCCCGCAAACTCAAGATCAGCCGCTCCAGCCTCCGCGCAGGCATCGGCTTCCTCTCCGCCATGGGAGTCCTCAAAAGCCGTCACGGTGCCGGAACCTTCGTCTCCTCCGGTCCACCCGCGCTCGACTCCAGCTCCCTCTCTGTCCTCGGCGCACTCCACGGCTTCCTCCCATGGCAGATGTTCGAGGCCCGTCTCGTCATCGAGTCCAACGTCGCCGCCCTCGCAGCCGAACGCGCCACCGACGAGCACATCGCCGAACTCGCCGAAGAGGTCGCCGAGATGTACGCCTCCCTCGCCGACCCGCAGGAGTATCTCATTCACGACGTCCGCTTCCACCGCACCGTCGCCCGCGCCTCCGGCAACCCCATCCTCGGCGCCCTTATGGAGACCATCACCGCCAATCTCTACGAATACCGTAGCAAAACCGTGCAGAACGCCGTCGATCTCAAAGAATCCGCCGAGATGCATCGCGAGATCTACCGCGCTATCCGCTCCCACCACCCCACACAGGCACGTCAGGCCATGGAGAAGCACCTCAACCTCGCCCGCATCGCCCAGGCCAACGAAGCCGAGCTGAACGGCACCAAGCCCACCGACACCCCGGCCTCAGCATCCCCGTCTGAAACCCCAACGACGTGATCTTCCTTCGACATCAGCATCGAATGAAAAATTAAAACAACGTCGCAGCTGGAGTGGAGTCACTTTCGTTTTGTTTGTCATTCCCGAAGGGAATCTGCGTTTGTAGACTCTACACACAGAGAAAGTTGCCATAGCCGAAAATTCGGCTCAGGCGACTGTCGGGAACTGCAGCTTCAATCCGTCCGCATCGGTATCAACCGCTACCGCCTCAAGCGACGGCACGATCCACGTAGCATCCTTCAAATCTTCGGCAGAGTGCGTTCCCAGCACTCCAAGCACCCGACTGCCCGCAGCGAGGCCGGCACCCACACCCGAGGGCGCATCCTCGATCACCAGGCACTCCGCTGCCGGCAGGCCGAGCAGCTCAGCCCCGCGCCGGTACGGCTCCGGATCCGGCTTCCCGCGCTCCACCATATCGGCACTGATGATGCGCTGCGGAATCGGTAACCCGGCAACCTCTAGTCGTCTGATGAGCAACCGCTGAGTCGCCGAGGTGACGATGGCCCAACGATCCAACGGCAGTCTCGCAAGCAATGTCCTGACACCCGGCAACACCGTGAGGCCTGCGACATCCTCCATCTCCAAATCTTCGATCACACGCAGCCCCTCCTGCGGATCGATGTCGGGGCGCAGCTGCTTCACAATCTCGATCGCTCGCATGCCATGCGGCACCTCGTAGATCTCCGCGTTCGGCACATCATAGTGTTCCGCCCACTGCCGCCAGCAACGCACAACCGATCCGATGGAGCTGATCAGCACGCCATCCATGTCAAACAAAATGCCCTTCGTCTCAACCCGAACCAGTTCGCTCAAACTGTGCTCCCTTGCAGAACAAACGCCTGAGCCGCTTCAAGAACACGAGCGACCGACTCCACCGAGCAGCTCTCGCAGTACACCCTCAGCAGCGGCTCGGTCCCGGAGGCACGCAGCAAAAGCCACGTCTCAGCCGCATTCGGCACCCCGACGCAGCTCGGATTCTCGAGAAAAAACTTGATGCCATCCAGCGTCTCGACACGAAGCACCTTCATCCCCGCAAAGTCCGCCACACCAGCCTTCGCCCGCGCAATCGCAGACTGCTTCAACGCCTCATCGATGTGCATATCGACGCGGCCATACTGGTGTTCACCGAACTCCTCCTGCAGCGCCGCCACCAGTTCACCCAGCGTCTTCTTCTCATCGGCCATCACGTTGGCCAGAAGCAGCGAGTTGAGCAGCCCATCCCGCTCAGGCAGATGCCGGCTGATGCCGATACCGCCAGACTCCTCACCACCAATGAGGATCTCCTGCTCAAGCATCAGATCGCAGACGTATTTGAAACCGATCCCATGTTCATGCAGCCGCCGCCCATACTTCGCGCAGATGCGGTCCAGCATCTTCGTCGTATTGAACGCCCGCGTGACATCTCCCGGCCACTTCTTCCGCTCCAGCAGCCACTTCAGCAACACCGCAAAGATCTTATGAGCATCGACCACGTTGCCATGCTCATCGACAGCGCCAATGCGGTCCGCATCGCCATCAGTAATCAGTCCCGCATCACACTTCTCCGCCGTAACGGCACTCTGCGACGCACGAATATGCGGCAAAATCGGCTCTGGATTGATCCCCGGAAATGCCGGATTGATCTCGCTGCGAATCTGCACGAAAGGAACTCGCGCTTCAGTAAAGATTCCCGCAATCACATTCCGTCCCGCACCATACATGCAGTCGATCAGAAACTTGTAGCCCGACTTACGAATCGCATCGAGATCGACAAAACGAGCGATAGCCGCAATGTAATCCGGATTGAAGTCAACCGTCTCAATCGCTGCAGGTCGAGCAGCCTGCACCAGAGGCTTACCAAGATAGCGCTCAATCGAAGCCATAATCGAAGGCTTGCCCGATCCACCATAGCTCGCCTTGTACTTCACGCCATTCCACTCAGCAGGATTATGGCTCGACGTAATCATCACGCCGCCAGCCGCCTTCCGCTCACGCACCGCGTAAGAAAGGGCAGGCGTCGGCGTAATATCAGCGGCCATCGCAACCGGAATTCCAGCCTTCGCAAGCACGTCCGCAACAACGTTAGCGAACGAACGCGAACCAAAGCGCGTGTCATACGCGATGCAAACCCCGGCGGATGCATCTTCGTGCGCCAGAACATAGTTCGCGATCGCAGACGCCGCGACGCGAACATTCGCGTAGGTGAAATCATCTGCAATGATGCCGCGCCAGCCATCGGTCCCAAACTTGACTACTGTATCTGCCATATCTCGTCGAGTGTCCTGTATTCAGTGTTCGTGGATCGTCTGCTAGATCAGGTCTTCGCGGCCAGCGCTCTTGAGTTCGGCCACAACCTTACCGACCTCCTGCGAGCGTTCGCGGGTCGTAATCAATAAAGCGTCCTTAGTCTGAACGACAACAAGATTGCTGACCCCAACCAGAGCAATCACCTTGCCCGGAGCATGCA is drawn from Edaphobacter lichenicola and contains these coding sequences:
- a CDS encoding MFS transporter → MPIDTASLPDSGFTTAAPERSNIRWFVCALLFAATTINYMDRSVLSLIEPLLHNLPFMGWDFTKDAAHQVVFNNNYGNIIICFQVAYGVGLLTAGRFIDKLGTKIGYALAITVWAISSISHSLVKSVIGFCIARAMLGIGESGNFPAAIKATTEWFPTEERALATGLFNSGSNASAFVAPALVAFVTYRYGWKAAFVTTGSMGLIWLVVWLLFPYNKLRRANTQTQINLQEVVSPSANQGFFALFGELARQRGLYAFSLAKGLTDPIWWFYLFYLPKFLNENYGLDLAHAYWEIVAVYAVSSVGSIAGGALSGFLMHRGFSVNSGRKIALLLCALCVLPIILVPYMGKISPHSAWPAVALFALAAAAHQGWSANLFSTPTDMFPSTAVSTVVGIGGAVGAVGGATFTWIVKHYFALHPMLIFTLAGLAYVTSLVIFQLLVPRLGVRRTA
- a CDS encoding FadR/GntR family transcriptional regulator; amino-acid sequence: MKKEVKEQFDEVTGHSQLTMQVVEHVRSLISKGEVHPGDRLPPERELARKLKISRSSLRAGIGFLSAMGVLKSRHGAGTFVSSGPPALDSSSLSVLGALHGFLPWQMFEARLVIESNVAALAAERATDEHIAELAEEVAEMYASLADPQEYLIHDVRFHRTVARASGNPILGALMETITANLYEYRSKTVQNAVDLKESAEMHREIYRAIRSHHPTQARQAMEKHLNLARIAQANEAELNGTKPTDTPASASPSETPTT
- a CDS encoding HAD-IA family hydrolase, with the protein product MSELVRVETKGILFDMDGVLISSIGSVVRCWRQWAEHYDVPNAEIYEVPHGMRAIEIVKQLRPDIDPQEGLRVIEDLEMEDVAGLTVLPGVRTLLARLPLDRWAIVTSATQRLLIRRLEVAGLPIPQRIISADMVERGKPDPEPYRRGAELLGLPAAECLVIEDAPSGVGAGLAAGSRVLGVLGTHSAEDLKDATWIVPSLEAVAVDTDADGLKLQFPTVA
- a CDS encoding phosphoglucomutase/phosphomannomutase family protein translates to MADTVVKFGTDGWRGIIADDFTYANVRVAASAIANYVLAHEDASAGVCIAYDTRFGSRSFANVVADVLAKAGIPVAMAADITPTPALSYAVRERKAAGGVMITSSHNPAEWNGVKYKASYGGSGKPSIMASIERYLGKPLVQAARPAAIETVDFNPDYIAAIARFVDLDAIRKSGYKFLIDCMYGAGRNVIAGIFTEARVPFVQIRSEINPAFPGINPEPILPHIRASQSAVTAEKCDAGLITDGDADRIGAVDEHGNVVDAHKIFAVLLKWLLERKKWPGDVTRAFNTTKMLDRICAKYGRRLHEHGIGFKYVCDLMLEQEILIGGEESGGIGISRHLPERDGLLNSLLLANVMADEKKTLGELVAALQEEFGEHQYGRVDMHIDEALKQSAIARAKAGVADFAGMKVLRVETLDGIKFFLENPSCVGVPNAAETWLLLRASGTEPLLRVYCESCSVESVARVLEAAQAFVLQGSTV